A region from the Salvia splendens isolate huo1 chromosome 15, SspV2, whole genome shotgun sequence genome encodes:
- the LOC121768949 gene encoding glycylpeptide N-tetradecanoyltransferase 1-like has product MADNDAPAENVPSNENNTPSESESETSIDALARRVQESLSVSKRHKFWETQPVGQFKDLGDTSLAEGPIEQPTPLSEVKQQQYNLPAPYEWVTCDMDSEEVCSEVYTLLTNNYVEDDENMFRFNYSKEFLGWALRPPGYFRSWHIGVRVKTTKKLVAFITGIPAKIRVRDTVVLLAEVNFLCVHKKLRAKRLAPVMIKEVTRRVHLENIWQAAYTAGIVLPTPITTCQYWHRSLNPKKLIDVGFSRLGARMTMSRTIKLYKLPEQTATPGFRKMEPHDVPAVTRLLRNYLMQFAVAPDFDENDVEHWLLPKEDVVDSYLVESPESHQITDFCSFYTLPSSILGSQAHSVLKAAYSYYNVSTKTPLLQLMNDALIVAKKKDFDVFNALDVMQNESFLKELKFGPGDGKLHYYLYNYRLKHVLKSSELGLVLL; this is encoded by the coding sequence ATGGCTGATAATGATGCTCCTGCTGAAAACGTTCCCTCTAACGAGAATAATACGCCTTCAGAGAGTGAAAGTGAGACGTCAATTGATGCATTGGCAAGAAGGGTTCAAGAGTCACTCTCAGTCTCAAAGAGGCATAAGTTTTGGGAGACCCAACCCGTAGGCCAGTTCAAGGATCTTGGAGACACGAGCCTGGCTGAAGGTCCGATTGAGCAACCAACTCCACTTTCTGAAGTCAAGCAACAGCAGTATAATCTCCCAGCTCCCTATGAATGGGTCACATGCGATATGGATTCAGAGGAGGTGTGTAGTGAGGTGTATACTTTATTGACCAATAACTATGTTGAGGACGATGAGAACATGTTCAGATTCAACTACTCGAAAGAGTTTCTTGGATGGGCACTTCGCCCTCCTGGTTACTTCCGGAGCTGGCACATTGGGGTTAGGGTGAAGACTACGAAGAAACTGGTTGCGTTCATTACTGGGATCCCTGCAAAGATACGTGTCCGTGATACTGTAGTACTGCTTGCAGAGGTCAATTTCCTGTGTGTTCACAAGAAGCTCCGAGCAAAAAGACTTGCCCCCGTCATGATCAAGGAGGTTACTCGGAGGGTTCATTTGGAAAATATATGGCAGGCAGCTTATACTGCCGGCATTGTTTTGCCCACACCAATTACAACTTGTCAGTACTGGCACAGGTCGTTGAATCCGAAGAAGCTTATTGATGTTGGGTTTTCTAGGCTTGGTGCAAGGATGACAATGAGCCGAACTATCAAGTTGTACAAGCTACCAGAGCAAACTGCAACCCCCGGCTTCAGAAAGATGGAACCCCATGATGTTCCTGCAGTTACTCGTTTGCTCAGGAATTACTTGATGCAGTTTGCTGTGGCACCAGATTTTGATGAGAATGATGTCGAGCACTGGCTGCTCCCCAAGGAGGACGTTGTGGATAGTTATCTAGTCGAAAGTCCTGAAAGCCACCAAATCACTGATTTCTGCAGTTTTTACACACTCCCCTCTTCGATACTTGGCAGCCAGGCCCACTCAGTTCTGAAGGCGGCCTACTCCTATTACAACGTATCCACCAAGACTCCATTGCTTCAACTGATGAACGATGCCCTCATCGTTGCCAAGAAGAAGGACTTCGATGTTTTCAACGCGTTGGATGTTATGCAAAACGAGTCATTCTTGAAGGAGCTCAAGTTTGGCCCTGGGGACGGGAAGCTTCATTACTATCTCTACAACTACCGGCTAAAGCACGTTCTGAAATCATCAGAGCTCGGCCTTGTGCTCTTATAG